Proteins encoded together in one Citromicrobium bathyomarinum window:
- a CDS encoding HlyD family type I secretion periplasmic adaptor subunit, whose translation MNANITPPPADGSGQNRAAAEPAQLLRSPFAPGPEVREVGAAPPEDQEPSGLETLIERFRPGGAANLLLVMILLFTVAAVTWAAVTELDRTVRATGRVIPLGRLQVVSNQEGGIVSEILVETGDLVDKGQPMVLLDLTEAGSDLQSKQATLDALNAKIARLEAEIAGRRPVYPVADNPETAAQIRIEQSLHAARLAELADAESVARARIGQAQRSVTQAEAALAGRRTAAQLARSEADTIAGLVAKGIEPRLAGQQAEAQASMAQSEAEQALAAVTQARDAVSEARAGLTQVRNSWRAQAGDELATAQAELASRQEVMPALVARVERSTITSPVRGRVNRVLVTTIGAAVAPGAEIVEVVASSEQLAIEASVAPQDIASVRLGQRATIDISAYDSAVYGSIHGEVISISPDATVNERTGESFYAVQLRADLDELREKTGREQPLTAGMTASVNLLGDKRSVLSYILTPITRLRDRAFRE comes from the coding sequence GTGAACGCGAATATCACTCCTCCTCCCGCAGACGGCTCGGGCCAGAATCGCGCGGCAGCCGAGCCGGCACAGCTGCTGCGTTCGCCCTTTGCACCCGGACCCGAGGTGCGCGAGGTGGGCGCAGCGCCGCCTGAAGATCAGGAACCGAGCGGGCTGGAAACGCTGATCGAACGGTTCAGGCCGGGAGGTGCGGCCAACCTGCTGCTGGTGATGATCCTGCTGTTCACCGTCGCCGCGGTGACATGGGCTGCGGTGACCGAACTCGACCGTACCGTGCGGGCCACCGGTCGCGTCATCCCGCTGGGCCGGTTGCAGGTCGTCTCCAATCAGGAGGGCGGGATCGTTTCGGAAATTCTGGTCGAAACCGGCGACCTGGTCGACAAGGGGCAGCCGATGGTGCTGCTCGACCTGACCGAAGCGGGGTCCGATCTGCAAAGCAAGCAGGCAACGCTGGACGCGCTCAACGCCAAGATCGCGCGGTTGGAGGCGGAGATCGCCGGGCGGCGGCCGGTCTATCCGGTGGCGGACAATCCCGAAACCGCAGCCCAGATCCGGATCGAGCAATCGCTCCATGCCGCGCGGTTGGCAGAGCTGGCCGATGCCGAGTCCGTGGCGCGCGCGCGGATCGGCCAGGCACAGCGCTCCGTGACGCAGGCCGAGGCGGCACTGGCGGGGCGGCGCACCGCGGCGCAGCTCGCCCGCAGCGAGGCGGATACGATCGCCGGGCTGGTTGCCAAGGGCATCGAGCCGCGCCTCGCCGGGCAGCAGGCGGAAGCACAGGCGTCGATGGCGCAGAGCGAGGCGGAGCAGGCGCTGGCCGCGGTCACGCAGGCGCGCGACGCGGTGTCCGAAGCGCGCGCCGGGCTTACCCAGGTGCGCAATTCGTGGCGCGCGCAGGCAGGCGACGAACTCGCCACCGCGCAGGCGGAACTGGCGAGCCGGCAAGAGGTGATGCCCGCGCTGGTCGCCCGCGTCGAACGCTCGACCATCACATCGCCGGTGCGCGGACGGGTCAACCGCGTGCTGGTGACCACGATCGGCGCCGCGGTCGCTCCCGGGGCCGAAATCGTCGAGGTGGTCGCATCGAGCGAACAGCTCGCGATCGAGGCGAGCGTGGCACCGCAGGACATTGCCTCCGTGCGGCTCGGCCAGCGTGCGACGATCGACATAAGTGCCTATGATTCGGCGGTATACGGCTCGATCCACGGAGAGGTGATCTCGATCTCTCCGGACGCCACCGTCAACGAGCGGACGGGCGAGAGTTTCTACGCGGTGCAGCTGCGTGCCGATCTCGACGAACTGCGCGAGAAGACGGGACGCGAGCAGCCATTGACTGCGGGTATGACTGCCTCCGTAAACTTACTCGGCGACAAGCGATCGGTTCTGTCCTATATCCTTACCCCGATCACGCGGCTGAGAGACCGCGCGTTCCGCGAATAG